A single window of Triplophysa rosa unplaced genomic scaffold, Trosa_1v2 scaffold7_ERROPOS2016172, whole genome shotgun sequence DNA harbors:
- the prps1b gene encoding ribose-phosphate pyrophosphokinase 1, whose protein sequence is MPNIKIFSGSSHQDLSQKIADRLGLELGKVVTKKFSNQETSVEIGESVRGEDVYIVQSGCGEINDNLMELLIMINACKIASASRVTAVIPCFPYARQDKKDKSRAPISAKLVANMLSVSGADHIITMDLHASQIQGFFDIPVDNLYAEPAVLQWIKENIPEWKNCTIVSPDAGGAKRVTSIADRLNVDFALIHKERKKANEVDRMVLVGDVKDQVAILVDDMADTCGTVCHAAEKLISAGATKVYAILTHGIFSGPAISRINNAGFEAVVVTNTIPQEEKMKHCPKIQVIDISMILAEAIRRTHNGESVSYLFSHVPL, encoded by the exons ATGCCTAATATCAAGATATTCAGCGGCAGCTCCCACCAGGATCTGTCTCAGAAAATCGCGGACCGTCTTGGACTGGAGTTAGGCAAAGTGGTGACCAAAAAGTTTAGCAACCAAGAAACAAG TGTGGAGATTGGCGAGAGTGTGCGTGGGGAGGATGTGTACATTGTCCAGAGCGGCTGTGGTGAAATTAATGACAATCTGATGGAGCTTTTGATCATGATCAATGCCTGCAAGATCGCATCCGCCTCCCGAGTCACCGCTGTCATCCCCTGCTTTCCTTACGCAAGACAAGATAAAAAGGATAAG AGTCGAGCACCCATCTCTGCCAAGCTGGTTGCAAATATGCTTTCAGTCTCTGGTGCTGATCACATCATAACAATGGATCTGCATGCATCCCAAATACAG ggGTTTTTCGACATTCCCGTGGACAATTTATATGCAGAGCCTGCTGTGTTGCAGTGGATTAAAGAGAATATTCCCGAATGGAAGAATTGTACTATAGTTTCGCCTGATGCTGGAGGAGCCAAGAG GGTGACCTCCATTGCAGACAGACTAAATGTTGACTTTGCCCTTATTCACAAAGAGAGGAAAAAAGCAAACGAGGTGGATCGCATGGTTTTGGTTGGAGATGTGAAGGACCAGGTGGCCATATTGGTTGATGACATGGCAGACACCTGCGGTACCGTCTGCCATGCAGCTGAAAA GTTGATATCAGCTGGCGCCACCAAAGTTTACGCCATCCTTACCCATGGCATCTTTTCTGGACCAGCCATTTCACGCATCAACAACGCTGGTTTTGAGGCTGTAGTTGTGACCAATACAATTCCTCAGGAGGAGAAGATGAAACACTGTCCCAAAATACAG GTAATTGACATTTCCATGATCCTCGCCGAGGCCATTCGCAGGACCCACAATGGCGAATCAGTGTCTTATCTCTTCAGCCATGTTCCTTTGTAA
- the LOC130551239 gene encoding BTB/POZ domain-containing protein KCTD8-like, with protein MSPYISDGGIDSALEETVCNPRTASIGSQDDTNCPLELETQSHPDPTVPQLLDSPEPPVPSELSSPPVPINSPVRPTTLPMKTLPRATNTPTSITRENGGPPCRDPEEEERKLMEEELKKCIEDFRKIRIPELFPDRKRHWQSDLLKKYNS; from the coding sequence ATGTCACCCTACATAAGTGATGGCGGTATTGACAGCGCACTGGAGGAGACAGTGTGTAACCCACGTACAGCCTCCATCGGTAGCCAGGATGACACTAACTGTCCCCTGGAACTGGAAACTCAATCTCATCCAGACCCAACTGTACCCCAACTCCTGGACAGTCCTGAACCTCCTGTGCCCTCAGAGCTGAGCAGCCCACCAGTACCCATCAACAGTCCCGTCCGGCCCACCACCCTGCCTATGAAAACATTACCCCGAGCCACCAACACCCCCACCTCCATTACCAGAGAGAACGGTGGGCCGCCGTGCAGAGACCctgaggaggaggagagaaagCTGATGGAGGAAGAGCTAAAGAAGTGCATCGAGGATTTTAGGAAAATACGCATTCCCGAACTTTTCCCTGACCGCAAAAGACACTGGCAGAGTGATCTGCtcaaaaaatacaattcataA
- the kctd12b gene encoding BTB/POZ domain-containing protein KCTD12b, producing the protein MDLLDNASGVAAEEMAFPEIIELNVGGQVYITRYSTLTSVPDSLLWEMFNQRNTKGLARDTKGRFFVDRDGFLFRYILDYMRDQQLVLPDHFPERGRLQREAEFFNIPELVKLLAPKVSKQNSLGDEGCQSDPEESSPSADFARNLASLGATAAACSSLASVGGDGKRSGFITIGYRGSYTLGRDSQTDAKFRRVARIMVCGKTSLAKEVFGDTLNESRDPDRPPERYTSRYYLKFTFLEQAFDRLADAGFHMVACNSTGTCAFAHEQTDDKIWTSYTEYVFYRE; encoded by the coding sequence ATGGATTTACTGGACAATGCCAGTGGTGTTGCTGCTGAGGAGATGGCTTTTCCAGAGATTATTGAGCTAAACGTCGGGGGCCAGGTGTATATAACTCGCTACTCAACTTTAACAAGTGTGCCAGACTCCCTCCTGTGGGAGATGTTCAATCAGAGGAACACCAAAGGCTTGGCCCGCGACACCAAGGGTCGCTTTTTCGTGGACAGAGATGGCTTTCTTTTCCGTTACATTCTGGACTATATGCGGGACCAGCAGCTTGTCCTTCCCGACCATTTCCCGGAGCGAGGACGACTGCAGAGAGAGGCCGAGTTCTTTAACATCCCTGAACTTGTCAAACTGTTAGCCCCGAAGGTCAGTAAGCAGAACTCTCTGGGCGATGAAGGCTGCCAGAGCGACCCCGAGGAGTCCTCACCCAGCGCTGACTTCGCCCGCAATCTGGCCTCCCTGGGGGCGACTGCGGCAGCCTGTTCCAGCCTGGCATCGGTCGGAGGCGACGGCAAGCGCTCCGGTTTCATCACAATTGGCTACCGGGGCTCCTACACTCTTGGCCGTGACAGCCAAACAGATGCCAAGttcaggcgggtggctcggatTATGGTGTGCGGGAAAACCTCTCTTGCCAAGGAGGTTTTTGGGGACACGTTGAACGAAAGCCGCGACCCCGATCGCCCTCCGGAGCGCTACACCTCACGCTATTACCTCAAGTTTACTTTCTTGGAGCAGGCTTTTGACAGGTTAGCCGATGCCGGGTTCCACATGGTGGCCTGCAACTCCACAGGGACTTGCGCCTTTGCCCACGAGCAGACTGACGATAAAATCTGGACCAGCTACACCGAATACGTGTTCTACCGTGAGTGA